The Homalodisca vitripennis isolate AUS2020 unplaced genomic scaffold, UT_GWSS_2.1 ScUCBcl_2303;HRSCAF=6921, whole genome shotgun sequence genome window below encodes:
- the LOC124371947 gene encoding putative GATA zinc finger domain-containing protein 25, translated as MFTKTLQHTEMNSETIDLTLRVEEEPSSAASSKKLPKLPTTTFINKHYQHHQQQLQQQPHQQPQQPQQQQQQQQGQTPTTSNTDR; from the exons ATGTTCACCAAGACACTCCAACATACAG aaatgaacTCGGAAACAATTGACTTGACTCTGCGAGTTGAAGAAGAACCATCATCAGCCGCTTCTTCTAAAAAATTACCTAAACTGCCAACTACTACTTTTATCAACAAACATTATCAACATCATCAACAGCAGCTGCAGCAGCAGCCGCACCAACAACCGCAACAAcctcaacaacaacaacagcagCAACAAGGACAGACTCCTACTACATCAAATACTG ataGATAA